From the Coregonus clupeaformis isolate EN_2021a unplaced genomic scaffold, ASM2061545v1 scaf0497, whole genome shotgun sequence genome, the window ctgtgctgacaaaaggaatcgctggcattggaaaaacagtctctgtgcagaaggtcatccttgactgggcagagggaaaagcaaatcaggacgtTCATTTCATGTTTCCTCTTCCTTTCCGTGATCTGAACCTGAAAAAGGACCAATACAGTCTGATGCAACTTCTTTCCCACTACTTCTCAGAGCTGAAAGAGATTGACAACATTGAAGATGGTGAAACCAAAACTGTTTTCatttttgatggtctggatgagtgtcgACTTCCTCTAGACTTCAAAAACAATGAGAGGTGCTGTGATGTCACGAAGCCAACCTCAGTGGACgtgctgctgacaaacctcatcaaggggaatctgcttccctctgctctcctctggataacctcacggcctgcagcagccaatcagatcccacctgagtgtgttgaccaggtgacagaggtacgagggttcaatgatccacagaaggaggagtacttcaggaagaaaaTCACAGATCAGAATCTGGCCAATGAAATCATCACCCACATAaaaacatcaaggagcctccacatcatgtgccacatgccagtcttctgttggatatcAGCCACTGTCCTTGAGATGATGCTGAAAGAGGCAGAGAAGGATGAAGTCCCCAAAACTCTGACCCAGATGTTCACACACTTCACGCTCATCCAAATCATTGTGaagaacaagaagtacaacaaagCCACAGAGACAAACCCAAAGGAACTGTCTCAGTCAGACAAAGAGATGATCCTGAAACTGGCAGAGCTGGCTTTCCAACAGCTGCAGAAGGGCAACCTGATCTTCTATGAGGAGGACCTGAGAGAGTGTGGCCTTGATGTCACAGAGGCATCAGAGTACTCAGCATTGTGTACAGAGATCTTTAAAGAAGAATCTGGGCTGAACCAAGAGAAGGTCTACAGctttgtgcatctgagcattcaggagtttctagcAGCAGTGCATGCTTTAGAATCATGTCTGGACaagaaggaaaatgttttttccACCACTAGTGAGGATGAAGATGAGGAGTCAATCCAGTTGTCTGACTTACACAGGAGAGCAGTGGACCAGGCCTTGAAGAGTGAgaatggacacctggacctgttcctccgcttccttctgggtctctcactggagtccaatctgAATCTGTTACGAGGCCTTCTGACACAGACAGGaagtacaacacagagcaatgAGGAAACAGTTGAGAGAACAGTCAGGTACCTTTCAGACACGATCAAAAGGGAATCCTCACCAGAAAGGATCATCAacttgttccactgtctgaatgaacttggTGCCAACTCTCTAGTTGAAGAAATGCAAACCTCCCTGCGATCAGGAACTCTTTCAGAAACAGAGCTAGAACCTCAACAATGTTcagccctggcctacctgttactgatgtcagaggaggtgctggaggagttTGACCTGAAGACATACACCACATCAGAGGAAGGTTATCAGAGGTTGCTGCCGGTAGTGAAAACCTGCAAGAGAgcactgtaagttctgttattgaGTTGATGTATACAGTATCATTATTCTGAAGGATTTGTATATCTAACAGatgatctcctctctccagactggaTCGCTGTGAACTCACATatgaatcctgtgagactctggcttcagctctgcagacaccaaactcccccctgagagaactggacctcatCTACAATGACCTGGAagacagaggagtggagctgctctgtgttggactaaccagtccactctgcaacatacagacactagtgtgagttaaatatcttcagtatccactgtgagtgtttatatattatgtatgtagttagtatgtgtatgtttttaacattatttGAACGTCTTGGTAAATATGCAGAAACATACATAAAATGTGATAAATATATCAAACTAAGGTTAAATATCTTGAGTGAGTtagtatgtttttaacattggttaatcatgtgtccttctgttattatcttaatgcatctcattattcttaaagctttgcatatttaacagtgtatcaacatatctcctctctccagactgtctggctgtaaactcacatatgaatcctgtgagactctggcttcagctctgcagacaccaaactcccccctgagagaCCTGGACCTCAGAtacaatgacctgggagacagaggagtggagctgctctgtgttggactaaccagtccactctgcaacatacagacactagtgtgagttaactatcttcagtatccactgtgagtgtttatatattatgtatgtactatatactgaacaagaatataaacgcaacatgcaacaatttgaaaggttttactgagttacagttcatatgaggaaatcagtcaattgacataaattcattaggccctaatctatggatttcacataaatgggaattcagatatgcatctgttggtcacagataccttaaaaaaaagtatgggtgtgtatcagaaaaccagtccgtatctggtgtgaccaccatttgcctcatgcagcgcaacaaatctccttcacatagagttgatcagcctgttgattgtggcctgtggaatgttgtcccactcctcttcaatggctgtgcgaagttgctggaaacTGCCGGGAACTGGaagacgctgtcgtacacgtcgatccagagcatcccaaacatgcatgtctggtgagtatgcagtccatggaagaactgggacattttcagcttccaggaaatgtatacagatccttgcgacatggggccgtgcattatcatgctgaaacatgaggtgatggcggcggttgaatggcacgacaatgggcctcaggatctcatcacggtatctctgtgcattcaaattgccatcgataaaatgcgatcgtgttcattgtccgtagtttatgcctgcccataccataaccccaccgccaccatggggcactctgttcacaacgttgacctcagcaaaccgctcgcccacacaatgccatcacgacgccatacacgctttctgccatcttcccggtacagttgaaaccgggattcatccgtgaagagcacacttctccagtgtgccagtggccatcgaaggtgagcatttgcccactgaattcggttacgacgccgaactgcagtcaggtcaagaccctggtgaggatgacgagtacgcagatgagcttccctgagacggtttctgactaTTTGTGCAGAAATTTTTCGGCTGTGAAAACCCACAGTT encodes:
- the LOC123481342 gene encoding protein NLRC3-like, with the translated sequence MSLSGEREEETTASKMTQDTSSKSVQKPRAESPAPSLLSMKSDQPPAFSQEPLPDDNKEVESLDSEDALKITHNLLDRRSQTLLTVQQDIKAKLKHKYQHISEGIGHHGNQSLLKDIYTELYITEGGSGGVNNEHEVRQIEMASKKQTTQETPIKCNDIFKPLPGQDKPIRTVLTKGIAGIGKTVSVQKVILDWAEGKANQDVHFMFPLPFRDLNLKKDQYSLMQLLSHYFSELKEIDNIEDGETKTVFIFDGLDECRLPLDFKNNERCCDVTKPTSVDVLLTNLIKGNLLPSALLWITSRPAAANQIPPECVDQVTEVRGFNDPQKEEYFRKKITDQNLANEIITHIKTSRSLHIMCHMPVFCWISATVLEMMLKEAEKDEVPKTLTQMFTHFTLIQIIVKNKKYNKATETNPKELSQSDKEMILKLAELAFQQLQKGNLIFYEEDLRECGLDVTEASEYSALCTEIFKEESGLNQEKVYSFVHLSIQEFLAAVHALESCLDKKENVFSTTSEDEDEESIQLSDLHRRAVDQALKSENGHLDLFLRFLLGLSLESNLNLLRGLLTQTGSTTQSNEETVERTVRYLSDTIKRESSPERIINLFHCLNELGANSLVEEMQTSLRSGTLSETELEPQQCSALAYLLLMSEEVLEEFDLKTYTTSEEGYQRLLPVVKTCKRALLDRCELTYESCETLASALQTPNSPLRELDLIYNDLEDRGVELLCVGLTSPLCNIQTLVLGQCGLTEGCCSDLASVLSSPNSQLKQLELRDNDLQDSGVTLLSAGLEDPDCKLHTLGLSGCLVTEEGCAALSSALRSNPSHLKELDLSYNHPGDSAGGLLSAALVDPTDKLMKLNVDHGGEFRLKPGLRKYACHLTLDPNTANPNLILSEGNRKVTWVEEEQHYEDHPDRFDHHPQVLCREVLSGSRYYWEVEKDGDAAHIGVVYKGMKRKGEDNDSWIGANRKSWSLFYYGSVYHLYHAGVIRSIPGPVSNRVGVYLDWPAGTLSFYSVSSSGTLTHLYTEHTTFTEPLYPGFVVSSSSSVTLCQIDDQHIQSRDHGGECSFLNPRQGTQS